One genomic region from Drosophila busckii strain San Diego stock center, stock number 13000-0081.31 chromosome 3R, ASM1175060v1, whole genome shotgun sequence encodes:
- the LOC108601902 gene encoding LOW QUALITY PROTEIN: multiple epidermal growth factor-like domains protein 10 (The sequence of the model RefSeq protein was modified relative to this genomic sequence to represent the inferred CDS: deleted 1 base in 1 codon), producing the protein MLLRNFIIFILIPNYVLAQVCTKMVLGTSKGKRVTQVKKYCCQGYKLQGKRCVAICNIDCGNGRCTRPNVCTCNKGYANLNRVASNRCVPKCKGDCSNGQCTAPGICSCAHGYKLDTKTGACNPFCSSGCANGKCSSPEKCVCNAGYILNTDSTICQPVCGNGFKLNVSLNSCEAVCSKGCDNGVCSAPEICDCSANYQKDSDNKCVPICKDKCENGVCTSPNTCECLDGYIKLSDSLCIPHCQNDCKNGFCSSPGKCSCNVGYSKLSESSCQPICENGCENGFCDAPGECSCNSGFSKVTENRCEPICDGGCENGFCASPGQCSCNNGYSKISENRCEPICEGGCENGFCASPGECSCNNGYSKVSKNKCEPICEGGCENGFCASPGQCSCNNGFSKVSDNKCEPICEGGCENGFCASPGECSCNNGYSKVTENRCEPICDGGCENGFCASPGECSCNNGYSKISENRCEPICEGGCENGFCASPGECSCNNGYSKVSKNKCEPICEGGCENGFCASPGQCSCNNGYSKISENRCEPICEGGCENGFCASPGECSCNNGFSKVSDNKCEPICESGCVNGFCASPGECSCNNGFSKVSDNKCEPICEGGCENGFCASPGQCSCNNGYSKISENRCEPICEGGCENGFCASPGECSCNNGYSKVSENRCEPICEGGCENGFCASPGQCSCNNGYSKVSENRCEPICEGGCENGFCASPGECSCNNGFSKVSDNKCEPICQDGCTNGFCEEPNKCTCYKGYVLTQNICKLISEESERPFLTETTTKADDSNKKESSEEIDSSEENESSEENESSNAFTYTCAQRCFNGTCVEDRCTCKENFELHEDVLNSTKQLCLPVCEAECINGYCASPGICACYNGNMAEEGFYCPFPGESATASQRAGFLMKGWLFLILGVISVVLALIICLVMMQFRQVDYRVDDKEKSFGVYFSANKADIIRA; encoded by the exons ATGTTATTAcggaattttataatttttattttaataccaAACTATGTGCTCGCTCAAGTGTGTACTAAGATGGTCCTTGGAACGTCCAAGGGCAAGCGCGTTACT CAAGTAAAAAAGTATTGCTGTCAAGGCTATAAGTTGCAGGGTAAACGATGTGTAGCTATTTGCAATATTGACTGTGGCAATGGCAGATGTACTAGGCCTAACGTATGCACCTGTAATAAAGGCTATGCGAATCTCAATCGCGTAGCATCTAATCG TTGTGTGCCCAAGTGCAAGGGAGACTGCAGCAATGGCCAATGTACAGCTCCGGGCATCTGTAGCTGCGCACATGGCTACAAACTTGACACAAAAACAGGAGCTTGTAATCCATTTTGCAGCAGCGGATGTGCGAATGGTAAATGCTCTTCACCAGAAAAATGCGTATGCAATGCAGGATATATACTAAACACTGACTCCACAATCTGTCAGCCTGTGTGTGGCAATGGTTTTAAATTGAACGTTAGCTTAAATTCATGTGAGGCAGTTTGCAGCAAGGGCTGCGATAACGGCGTCTGTAGTGCGCCGGAAATCTGCGATTGCAGTGCCAACTACCAGAAAGACTCAGATAATAAATGCGTTCCCATATGCAAAGACAAATGCGAAAACGGCGTGTGTACGTCACCAAACACATGTGAATGCTTGGACggatatataaaattatcaGACTCGCTGTGTATTCCCCACTGTCAAAACGATTGCAAAAATGGATTTTGTAGTTCTCCTGgcaagtgcagctgcaacgTGGGCTATTCTAAGCTAAGTGAAAGCAGCTGTCAGCCCATTTGTGAAAATGGCTGTGAGAACGGATTTTGCGATGCACCTGGAGAATGCAGCTGTAACAGCGGTTTCTCCAAAGTAACTGAGAACAGATGTGAGCCAATTTGCGATGGTGGCTGTGAGAACGGATTCTGCGCTTCACCTGGAcaatgcagttgcaacaatggATACTCCAAAATAAGTGAGAACAGATGTGAGCCAATTTGCGAAGGAGGCTGTGAGAACGGATTCTGCGCTTCACCTGGagaatgcagctgcaacaatggATACTCCAAAgtgagcaaaaacaaatgtgagCCCATATGCGAAGGTGGCTGTGAGAATGGATTCTGCGCTTCACCTGGACAATGCAGCTGTAACAACGGATTCTCCAAAGTGAGTGATAACAAATGTGAGCCAATTTGCGAAGGAGGCTGTGAGAACGGATTCTGCGCTTCACCTGGagaatgcagctgcaacaatggATACTCCAAAGTAACTGAGAACAGATGTGAGCCAATTTGCGATGGTGGCTGTGAGAACGGATTCTGCGCTTCACCTGGagaatgcagctgcaacaatggATACTCCAAAATAAGTGAGAACAGATGTGAGCCAATTTGCGAAGGAGGCTGTGAGAACGGATTCTGCGCTTCACCTGGagaatgcagctgcaacaatggATACTCCAAAgtgagcaaaaacaaatgtgagCCCATATGCGAAGGTGGCTGTGAGAATGGATTCTGCGCTTCACCTGGACAATGCAGCTGT AACAATGGATACTCCAAAATAAGTGAGAACAGATGTGAGCCAATTTGCGAAGGAGGCTGTGAGAACGGATTCTGCGCTTCACCTGGagaatgcagctgcaacaatggATTCTCCAAAGTGAGCGATAACAAATGTGAGCCCATATGCGAAAGTGGCTGTGTGAACGGATTCTGCGCTTCACCTGGAGAATGCAGCTGTAACAACGGATTCTCCAAAGTTAGTGATAACAAATGTGAGCCAATTTGCGAAGGAGGCTGTGAGAACGGATTCTGCGCTTCACCTGgacaatgcagctgcaacaatggATACTCCAAAATAAGTGAGAACAGATGTGAGCCAATTTGCGAAGGAGGCTGTGAGAACGGATTCTGCGCTTCACCTGGAGAATGCAGCTGTAACAACGGATACTCTAAAGTGAGTGAGAACAGATGTGAGCCAATTTGCGAAGGAGGCTGTGAGAACGGATTCTGCGCTTCACCTGGACAATGCAGCTGTAACAACGGATACTCTAAAGTGAGTGAGAACAGATGTGAGCCAATTTGCGAAGGAGGCTGTGAGAACGGATTCTGCGCTTCACCTGGAGAATGCAGCTGTAACAACGGATTCTCCAAAGTTAGCGATAACAAATGTGAGCCAATATGTCAAGATGGTTGCACTAATGGTTTTTGTGAGGAGCCCAACAAATGCACCTGCTATAAGGGATACGTTTTAACTCAAAACATTTGTAAACTTATATCTGAAGAAAGCGAAAGACCTTTTTTAACTGAAACAACTACTAAGGCAGATGATAGCAATAAGAAAGAATCGAGCGAAGAAATTGATTCGAGTGAAGAAAATGAATCAAGCGAGGAAAATGAATCGAGCaatgcatttacatatacGTGTGCTCAACGCTGCTTTAATGGGACATGCGTTGAGGATCGATGCACATGCAAAGAGAATTTTGAATTACATGAGGATGTACTCAACTCAACTAAGCAATTATGTCTGCCTGTATGTGAAGCGGAGTGCATCAACGGTTATTGCGCCTCTCCTGGTATCTGTGCTTGCTATAATGGAAATATGGCTGAAGAAGGCTTTTATTGCCCATTTCCTGGGGAGTCTGCAACGGCAAGCCAGAGAGCGGGATTCTTAATGAAAGGCTGGCTTTTCTTGATTCTAGGAGTTATCTCTGTGGTGCTGGCGCTGATTATTTGTTTGGTTATGATGCAATTTCGACAGGTTGACTACAGAGTAGATGACAAAG aaaAATCGTTTGGCGTATATTTTTCCGCAAACAAAGCTGATATAATTCGCGCCTGA
- the LOC108602540 gene encoding uncharacterized protein LOC108602540 has product MQILISKSLSLLLLLLCMLATGIDCAKYLKEKPDFLTPCNLADANLNKCLAANVQGIFVQWKDGLPGKNSIGSFDPLLLKRVKIEQDASSTIAINADMKDVHVTGASKLIIKDANYNADKYVIKAVAFVPKLRFEFDYKLKGHVLALNLDGQGKGSFEADKMLMLLEMGVKPRNTPEANFADVQYFKVGFKDIGNFHIQLHNLIAGNPELEKSAHTLINENWRQFYEVLKPAIEQTIEAVLLDRSTKILNYVPATYIIDNFH; this is encoded by the exons atgcaaattttgatttcaaaGTCGTtgagcctgctgctgctgctgctctgcatgTTGGCAACCGGAATAGACTGCGCCAAATATCTAAAGGAGAAAC cGGATTTTTTAACGCCCTGCAATTTGGCTGATGCTAATCTTAACAAATGTCTGGCTGCCAATGTACAAGGCATATTTGTGCAATGGAAAGATGGTCTGCCTGGCAAGAACTCAATTGGTTCCTTTGATCCATTGCTGCTGAAACGTGTTAAGATTGAACAGGACGCCAGCAGCACCATAGCCATCAATGCGGATATGAAGGATGTGCATGTTACTGGCGCCAGCAAATTGATTATCAAAGATGCcaa CTATAATGCCGACAAATATGTCATCAAAGCAGTTGCTTTTGTGCCAAAGCTGCGTTTCGAGTTTGATTACAAACTAAAGGGACATGTGCTGGCATTAAATCTGGATGGTCAGGGCAAGGGCTCCTTTGAAGCAg ATAaaatgctgatgctgctggaAATGGGTGTGAAGCCACGCAATACGCCTGAGGCTAATTTTGCCGATGTGCAGTATTTCAAAGTAGGCTTCAAGGACATTGGCAATTTCCACATACAACTGCATAATCTTATTGCTGGCAATCCTGAGCTTGAAAAGAGCGCACATACGCTCATCAATGAAAACTGGCGACAATTCTATGAGGTGCTGAAGCCAGCTATTGAGCAAACCATCGAGGCAGTGCTGCTTGATCGCAGCACAAAGATTTTAAACTATGTGCCGGCTACCTATATAATCGATAATTTccactaa
- the LOC108601820 gene encoding protein transport protein SEC24 — translation MKVLTFAGFVLLLLAQQAYAQHTDYTTPVPILKQIDKHNDDGSYTYGYEAADKSFKIETKYSNGEVYGKYGYVDDQGQVREIEYGASKRGFEPAGSHINVPPPTLTNSNPYPLGPNELDDGQYREDPAVYYKDQKYNRPIAASKFSLNNFNNPQQQQQQPQYAPAPAPQPAQPYYNPQPRYYNPPAPQPRYYQPAAPQQPYYAPQQQQQQQQQYAGLPQQHHPSLRNLNIYTGSYSIDYTGRK, via the exons ATGAAAGTG CTCACATTTGCTGgctttgtgctgttgttgctggcgcaacaggcgtatgcgcaacataCGGATTATACAACACCTGTGCCCATACTGAAGCAGATTGATAAGCACAACGATGATGGCTCCTACACTTACGGCTACGAGGCTGCAGACAAGAGCTTCAAAATTGAAACCAAGTATTCCAATGGTGAAGTCTACGGCAAATACGGCTATGTGGACGATCAGGGACAGGTGCGTGAGATTGAATACGGTGCCAGCAAGCGTGGCTTCGAGCCCGCTGGCAGTCACATCAATGTCCCGCCACCAACGCTGACCAATAGCAATCCATATCCGTTGGGGCCCAACGAACTGGACGATGGCCAATATCGCGAAGATCCTGCCGTTTACTACAAGGATCAGAAATACAATCGTCCCATAGCAGCCAGCAAATTCAGTTTGAACAACTTTAATAatccacaacagcagcagcagcagccacaatatGCGCCCGCTCCCGCACCCCAACCAGCTCAGCCCTACTATAATCCACAGCCCCGTTACTATAATCCGCCTGCACCGCAGCCCCGCTACTATCAACCAGCCGCACCACAGCAGCCCTACTATgcgccacaacagcaacagcagcagcaacaacagtacGCGGGATTGCCGCAGCAACATCATCCCTCGCTGCGAAATCTCAACATCTACACGGGCTCCTATAGCATTGATTACACGGGCAGAAAGTAG
- the LOC108601776 gene encoding carbonic anhydrase 2, which yields MKFAIISAVLLVVCWSQVVSSHVFGYSEPNQRRWARHHGLCAGKTQSPIAITSSHTIPVHMPAVDMIGYHNLLPYPLKMINNGHTVSIGIPKGNASEEPSDFLPYIRGAKLPGEFEVEGLHFHWGDKNNRGSEHVINDIRYTMEMHIVHRNKKYATIGEALNHPDGAAVLGFFFNLDEDEGQGLVTINRHLHLIADANQEAALNVTFSLSSLIAEVDVDKFYTYKGSLTTPPCSEAVTWILFPDPIPISPKQISRFRQLSDTQDGALVDNYRTLQPVGNRRIFARTGHVRHTSIAALKSEGDYLKYDWFY from the exons ATGAAGTTTGCAATAATAAGTGCAGTGCTGCTTGTTGTCTGCTGGTCTCAAG TGGTCAGCAGTCATGTCTTTGGTTACTCAGAGCCAAATCAGCGACGCTGGGCGCGTCATCATGGCCTCTGTGCGGGCAAAACGCAGTCACCCATTGCCATCACTTCCAGTCAT ACCATACCAGTGCATATGCCGGCTGTGGATATGATTGGATATCACAACTTGCTGCCGTATCCGCTGAAAATGATCAACAACGGCCATACGG TCTCCATTGGCATACCCAAGGGTAATGCAAGCGAAGAGCCGTCAGACTTTTTGCCTTACATACGTGGCGCTAAATTGCCAGGCGAATTCGAGGTGGAGGGACTGCATTTTCATTGGGGCGACAAGAATAATCGTGGCTCCGAGCACGTCATCAACGATATACGCTACACCATGGAAATGCACATTGTGCATCGCAACAAGAAGTATGCGACAATTGGCGAGGCGCTTAATCATCCCGATGGCGCTGCAGTGCTGGGTTTCTTTTTCAAT TTGGATGAGGATGAGGGACAGGGCTTGGTGACTATCAATcgtcatttgcatttgatcgCAGATGCTAATCAGGAGGCAGCGCTTAATGTGACTTTCTCGCTGTCATCGCTGATCGCTGAGGTGGACGTGGACAAGTTTTATACGTACAAAG GCTCGCTGACCACTCCTCCCTGCTCGGAGGCCGTCACCTGGATACTGTTCCCCGATCCCATACCCATCTCACCCAAACAG ATCTCACGTTTCCGCCAGCTGTCGGACACACAAGATGGTGCACTCGTTGACAACTATCGCACACTTCAGCCCGTTGGCAATCGTCGCATCTTTGCGCGCACTGGCCATGTACGTCACACATCGATTGCGGCGCTCAAGAGCGAGGGCGACTATCTCAAATACGATTGGTTCTATTAA
- the LOC108601777 gene encoding uncharacterized protein LOC108601777 produces the protein MTHTLYILVIGLCCMGMGCSYVESLEYYTEKPAYLESCRIYEPNFTNCSTRSIQNFLDAVVEGIPEIEASFGPLDPLTQEQLIFKQDNSDVATISANLTNLVIRGFSKMVIKESKVSKKDFSWQTKIYLPKLRLDGNYKMAGRILLIPLMGAGRILLDIKNLDIMMYTKTHLYEKGGYTFYNVTAVSVKLEIGGLYTKLDNLFNGRSKEVEQSTNQFFNDNWQDFFEALRPLVVETVERTLLDLLQKMFHLMPANFFVEDIPNSLAFYGRKTKLIQ, from the exons atgacacacacactttaCATACTCGTAATTGGCTTATGCTGTATGGGGATGGGATGCAGCTATGTGGAGAGCCTTGAATACTATACGGAAAAGC cCGCATACCTCGAATCATGCCGCATTTATGAGCCAAATTTCACCAACTGCTCGACACGTTCCATACAGAACTTTCTCGACGCTGTTGTTGAGG GCATACCTGAAATTGAGGCTTCATTCGGACCGCTGGATCCGCTGACACAAGAGCAGCTAATATTTAAGCAAGATAATAGCGATGTGGCCACCATTTCAGCCAATTTAACCAATTTGGTAATACGCGGCTTTAGCAAAATGGTTATCAAGGAGAGCAA AGTTAGCAAGAAAGACTTTAGCTGGCAaaccaaaatttatttacctAAACTACGCCTGGACGGCAACTATAAAATGGCCGGGCGCATTTTACTTATACCGCTAATGGGTGCCGGCCGCATACTTCTAGACATAA aGAATCTTGATATAATGATGTACACCAAGACGCATCTATACGAAAAGGGCGGCTACACCTTTTACAATGTTACAGCGGTTAGCGTTAAGCTGGAAATTGGTGGTTTGTATACAAAACTGGACAACTTGTTTAATGGCCGCAGCAAGGAGGTGGAGCAAAGCACGAATCAATTCTTCAATGACAATTGGCAGGATTTCTTTGAGGCCTTAAGGCCCTTGGTTGTGGAAACTGTGGAGCGTACGCTGCTTGATCTGTTGCAAAAGATGTTTCATCTAATGCCTGCCAACTTTTTTGTTGAAGATATACCCAACTCGCTGGCATTTTATGGACGCAAAACAAAGcttatacaataa
- the LOC108604628 gene encoding pollen-specific leucine-rich repeat extensin-like protein 1, with protein MKVLQHLLLVACLLCSLVSGQDYQDYQENVPRPAPHRLRANAAPQSEAPRPTPVPILKQINKHNEDGSYTYGYEGADGSFKIETKLATGEVKGKYGYVDETGKVRVVEYGANKYGFQPSGEGITVAPPTLVDESTKEEPDYEDEPAQRPQRPYRVQRPQQQQQHHQSRPQAAPRPPPPQPQPQPQYVQYEEEEEPPRRVQYAQPAQQPAVGPAPPRLQVPGAQRTTDVLYSPLQRPARPEPDYSQSQSFGEGPSNVRISRPVYALPPASPAPNSARAQGFLAPASGSRPLLEHANFGPTQAPVARPVQQAQPQPQHSYQPQAQGRVGGSGSLLDQLARDYALPQGNAQPLHDISFGYY; from the exons atgaaagtg CTACAACATTTACTGTTAGTTGCTTGCCTGCTGTGCAGCTTGGTCAGCGGCCAGGACTATCAGGATTATCAGGAGAATGTACCACGCCCAGCGCCACATAGGCTACGCGCCAATGCTGCACCACAGTCCGAGGCACCACGTCCCACACCCGTGCCCATTCTCAAGCAGATCAACAA ACACAATGAGGATGGCTCTTATACTTATGGGTATGAGGGTGCTGATGgctcatttaaaattgaaaccAAGCTGGCCACCGGTGAGGTTAAGGGCAAATATGGTTATGTGGATGAAACTGGCAAAGTGCGCGTCGTTGAATATGGTGCCAATAAGTACGGCTTCCAGCCTTCAGGCGAAGGCATTACTGTAGCGCCACCCACGCTGGTTGATGAGTCCACCAAGGAGGAGCCTGACTACGAGGATGAGCCAGCTCAGCGGCCACAGCGTCCATAT CGCGTGCAGcgtccgcagcagcagcaacagcatcatcAGTCACGCCCACAAGctgcgccacgcccaccaccaccacagccgcagccgcagccacaatATGTTCAGTatgaggaggaggaagagCCACCACGTCGTGTGCAATACGCAcagccagcgcagcagccTGCAGTGGGACCAGCGCCTCCACGCTTGCAAGTTCCTGGCGCTCAGCGCACCACAGATGTGCTCTACTCGCCGCTGCAGCGTCCAGCGCGTCCGGAACCGGACTATTCGCAGTCACAGAGCTTTGGTGAGGGCCCCTCCAATGTGCGCATCTCCAGACCGGTTTATGCACTGCCGCCTGCATCGCCCGCGCCCAACAGCGCACGCGCTCAAGGCTTTTTAGCTCCCGCTTCTGGCAGTCGCCCGCTGCTGGAGCATGCAAACTTTGGACCCACCCAGGCGCCCGTTGCGCGTCCCGTGCAGCAGGCACAGCCTCAGCCCCAGCACAGCTATCAGCCACAAGCTCAAGGACGCGTTGGCGGCAGTGGCAGTCTCTTGGATCAGCTGGCACGCGATTATGCCTTGCCCCAGGGCAATGCTCAGCCGCTGCATGACATAAGCTTTGGCTACTACTAA
- the LOC108602608 gene encoding protein takeout-like: protein MVKMQLKASAVLTLLGLLVPTACVAASYLQESPDFLKPCRLQQQQKQNNVCLSETIQQIFQNWRNGVPGLSSVGALDPFRVGRLRIAQRVPPNLDVRVELRNMTTHGMSNAKILNSTTLQQTGSYSLGFHVQMPHVNISSSYKLKGHVLLLNLNSAGKLNAELDNLELYVAFRLRIVERENLKFLQLTAVKTNVAHIAKIRVHFTNLFGGNKQLERSANELFNENWRVLFDVLRPVLTETFDVILQDRFDKIFSYLPAKYLFEEFV, encoded by the exons ATGgttaaaatgcagctaaaaGCATCAGCAGTATTGACTTTGCTTGGACTGCTAGTGCCAACAGCTTGCGTTGCAGCATCCTATTTGCAGGAGTCAC CTGATTTTCTTAAGCCCTGTcgtttgcaacaacaacaaaaacaaaacaatgtttGCTTAAGTGAAACAATACAGCAGATATTTCAAAACTGGCGCAATG GTGTGCCTGGTCTGAGCAGTGTGGGCGCATTGGATCCTTTTCGGGTGGGTCGCTTACGCATTGCACAGCGAGTGCCACCAAATCTGGATGTGCGCGTTGAGCTGCGTAACATGACCACACATGGCATGAGTAATGCGAAAATTCTGAACAGCAC tacATTGCAGCAGACTGGCAGCTACTCGCTTGGCTTTCATGTGCAAATGCCGCACGTtaatataagcagcagctacaaactAAAGGGTCacgtgctgctgcttaatctGAACAGCGCTGGCAAGCTCAACGCCGAATTGG ACAACTTGGAGCTCTATGTGGCGTTTAGGCTGCGCATAGTGGAGCGCGAAAACCTGAAATTTCTGCAGCTAACTGCGGTTAAGACCAATGTAGCGCATATAGCCAAAATACGCGTGCACTTTACCAATCTCTTTGGCGGCAATAAGCAGCTGGAGCGCAGTGCCAACGAGCTCTTCAATGAGAACTGGCGCGTGCTGTTCGATGTGCTGCGTCCTGTGCTGACAGAAACGTTTGATGTGATACTGCAGGATCGTTTCGATAAGATCTTTAGCTATTTGCCagccaaatatttgtttgaagAGTTTGTCTAA
- the LOC108601904 gene encoding uncharacterized protein LOC108601904 has protein sequence MNSTRRCCYSLVIFAIICLNGVAFNINVAAVEFYTQKPAFLPSCRIYEPDFTNCSTHSIQKLIDQLSIGIPEIVQSFGPFDPMHVRDIIFKQDNNEVATISANLTEVVVKGFSKTKIVESRVSKKDFNWQTKIYLPKMRLDAKYVMAGRILLIPLSGAGNIFIEIEDLNILMLTKTTLYEKGGFTFDSVTAVRVHLNLTRVRTHLSNLFNGRSKEVESSTNQFFNDNWRDFYEALKPLIVDTVQNIMYEIMSKVFHLIPANFFVEDIPTPQQLYGAAYKGTKN, from the exons ATGAACAGCacgcgtcgctgctgctattCGCTTGTCATTTTCGCAATAATTTGCCTCAACGGTGTAGCCTTCAACATCAATGTGGCAGCTGTTGAGTTTTATACGCAGAAGC CCGCGTTTCTGCCCTCATGTCGCATCTATGAGCCCGACTTTACCAACTGTTCCACGCACAGCATACAGAAGCTCATCGATCAGCTGAGCATTGGCATACCGGAGATAGTGCAGAGCTTTGGACCCTTTGATCCCATGCATGTGAGGGATATTATATTCAAGCAGGATAACAATGAAGTTGCCACCATCAGCGCAAATCTAACCGAAGTGGTAGTCAAAGGTTTCTCCAAGACTAAAATTGTAGAAAGCCG cGTTAGCAAAAAGGATTTTAACTggcaaactaaaatatatttgcccAAAATGCGCTTGGATGCAAAATATGTTATGGCAGGCCGCATATTGCTAATACCACTCAGTGGTGCtggcaatatatttatagaaattg AGGATCTGAATATTTTGATGCTAACTAAGACCACGCTATATGAAAAGGGCGGCTTCACTTTTGACAGTGTCACTGCGGTGCGTGTGCATTTGAATCTGACCCGAGTGCGCACCCACTTATCCAATCTATTCAATGGACGCAGCAAGGAAGTTGAGAGTAGCACAAATCAGTTCTTTAATGACAACTGGCGAGATTTCTATGAAGCTCTTAAGCCACTTATTGTGGATACGGTTCAGAACATAATGTACGAGATTATGTCCAAAGTATTTCATTTGATACCGGCTAACTTCTTTGTCGAAGACATACCTACACCACAGCAACTATACGGCGCTGCTTATAAGggcactaaaaattaa